The Gadus macrocephalus chromosome 9, ASM3116895v1 genomic interval GCTAGCTCTACCTAGGTCCTCTGGGTGActctccctgtcctccctcaggtcctctggGTGACGGGCGTCGGCCATGACAGCCatctctcggtgacggtgaatTCTCCCAGCAGTCTGCTCGTGTCCACTGTGGACGACGCCTCCGGTCAGGTGGACTTCAAGACGGAGGAAACGGGTGAACTAACCATCTCTTCCCTGATAcctaactaaccatctctaacctgatacctaactaaccatctctaacctgatacctaaccaaccatctctaacctgatacctacgtaaccatctctaacctgatacctaagtaaccatctctaacctgatacctaacttaccatctctaacctgataCCTAACTTACCATCTCTACCCTGATAcctaactaaccatctctaacctgatacctaactaaccatctctaacctgatacctaagtaaccatctctaacctgataCCTAACTTACCATCTCTACCCTGATACCTAACTAACAATCTCTAACCTGATAcctaactaaccatctctaacctgatacctaactaaccatctctaacctgatacctaaccaaccatctctaacctgatacctacgtaaccatctctaacctgatacctaacttaccatctctaacctgataCCTAACTTACCATCTCTACCCTGATAcctaactaaccatctctaacctgatacctaactaaccatctctaacctgatacctaagtaaccatctctaacctgataCCTAACTTACCATCTCTACTCTGATAcctaactaaccatctctaacctgatacctaacttaccatctctaacctgatacctaagtaaccatctctaacctgataCCTAACTTACCATCTCTACCCTGATAcctaactaaccatctctaacctgatacctaagtaaccatctctaacctgatacctaactaaccatctctaacctgatacctaacttaccatctctaacctgatacctaacttaccatctctaacctgatacctaacttaccatctctaacctgatacctaacttaccatctctaacctgatacctaacttaccatctctaacctgatacctaacttaccatctctaacctgatacctaacttaccatctctaacctgataCCTAGCTAACCAACGTAATCCTGAGGATGTCTTCCTGTCCCCGGGTCAGGGCCAACCTCAGGGGAATCACAggatgagggttagggtcagggttagggctaacctaAACCTCagcctaaccctcaccctctgtcACTCAGGGGGTTAGGGTGATGGTTAGGGTGAgtgttagggctagggttagggtgagggttagggtgagggtgaggaagTTGTAACCCTGTCCCCGTGTCCCCAGGTTTCTACCAGATGTGTTTCAACAACTTCCACAACCGCTTCGGCTCCATGCAGATCTCCCTGAGCTTCGGGGTCTCCTACGACGGCGAGGCGCCAGGCGGGACcaaggaggagcagcagaaggaggaggaggaggaggcgcggcAAAAGCTGAACAGCACACTGGCTGTCATTGAGGTACGAGCAGAActcaaaccctaaccctggtgactaaccctaaccctcctagTGACTTACCCTAACCATCCTAGTGACTAGCCCTTACCCTCCAATTGACTAACCCTGACCCTCCTAGTGACCgctgactaaccctaaccctcctagtgactaaccctaaccctcctagtgactagccctaaccctaacccttctgttgactaaccctaaccctccttgTGACTAACCCTCCTAGTGACTAACCCTCCTGgtgactaaccctcaccctcctgGTGACTAACCCTCCTGGTATCTAACCCTCCTAGTGACTAACCCTCCTggtgactaaccctaaccctcctagTGACCAACCCTCCTGGTGACTAATCCCAATCCTCCTggtgactaaccctaaccctcctagTGACTAACCCTCCTAGTGACTAACCCTCCTGGTGACTAACCCTCCTAGTGACTAACCCTCCTAGTGACTAACCCTCCTGGTGACTAGCCCTAACCCTCCTGGTGACTGCTGACTATAACCCTTGTGTTGCTAGGCGACGTCGTACCGCGTGGAGAAGCACGTCTTCCACATGTTCCGCTTCTACAACTTGGGCCGCATGCGACGGAGCGCCGACTCCTTCCTGCAGCAGGCGGCCGGCCGCTACGTCACCGGCTGGTCGGCCGCGCAGAGCGTCCTCATCCTGGGGGCCGGCTACCTGCAGCTCTTCTTCCTCAAGCGACTCTTCATCAGCAAGTCGGACTCCAACCTGGAAAAAACACGCTGCTGAGACTAACCCcagcctaaccctagccccagTCTAACTCCagtctcaccctaaccccagtcTAACTCCAACACCAGTCTATCCCTAACACACTCTAGTTTCACCCTAACCACagtctaaccctaacactagtccaaccctaaccctagtccAACCCTAACTCTggtcaaaccctaaccctagtccaaccctaaccctagtccAACCCTAACTCTGGACAAACACTAACCCTAGTCCAACCCTAAGCCTAGTCTAGCCCTAGTCTAACGCTAgtcttaacctaaccctggtCCAACCCTCCCTCTGTCTAGTCTCTAATCCCTTACAGCGGCACAAGTCGAACCCTACCTCTTGAAGCATCCTGATGCAGCCCAAGTCCTAGTGACTAACCCTGACTCAGTTAGAGTTTATTCCTTTATTTAATTGACATTGGGGTGTTCTGTCATCCTGACCATGGTTTGTGAATAAAGTGCGACTGGATCAACTGGTTTGGTTTGTGGTTTGTGAGGGCACTCGGAGCAGAGCTCTTTATCTCCTCTGAACCGGGCGTGGAGCCAGCCCTGAAGGGGCAGAGCTCCTAGCCCTGGAGGTCAGAGCCTCCAGTTAATCATTTCCTCTGAGCTGGAATCAGTCTCAAGGTTCCTCAAGGACCTCCTCAGATAAGCAGCCCTCCTGGTGAGCAGACAGACCAGCAGACCTCCTGGTGAGTGGACAGACCTCCTGGTGGAGCAGACAGACCTCCTGGTGGAGCAGACAGACCTCCTGGTGAGCAGACAGACCTCCTGGTGGAGCAGACAGACCTCCTGGTGAGCAGACAGACCGCCTGGTGAGCAGACAGACCAGCAGACCTCCTGGTGGAGCAGACAGACCTCCTGGGGAGCAGACAGACCAGGCTCCAGTAGACCAGGGTATTGACCAGTGGACCAGGGTCTGGACCAGTAGACCACTAGGCGTAGACCAGAAGAGGATGCgggtcctgctgctgctgctgctgtctgctGATTGGACGCAGGCCCAGAAGTCGGAGCCAGGGCTCGgcgggtctggggggggggggttcaggggaGCGGACCGCTACGACTTCGCCCTGGTGGTCCCCGCGGCCACACAGGAATGTTTCTGGCATTTTGCCCACCAGAGCGGAAACTTCTACCTGGACCACATGGTGGGTGTAACTGGGAATACTGGTAAGGTgacctgtgtgcgtgtttctgtctgtgtgacctgtgtgtgtgtgtgtgaaggttcagtgggtgagtgtgcgtgtgtatgtgtgtgtgtgtgtgtgtgtgtgtgtgtgtaggtccagtgggtgacctgtgtgtgtgtgtgtgtgtgtgtgtgtgtgtgtgtgtaggtccagTGGGTGACTGGGATGGCGTCTGATCACCGATTGGCTGTGAGGGTTCTGTCTCCAGACGGCTCTCTCATATCTTCCTCCTACCAGGTCATAGGTCAAATCCACTTCGAGACCCAAACCACAGGTACACTCTCTCCCTATATAGCTCTCTATATAATTCCCTTTATTGGTGGTCAGTATAGTGCATTATTCTGGTTccctatatagtacactataaTGGTGGTCAGTAAAGTGCACTATTCTGGTTCCCAATATAGTACACTATATTGGTGTTAAGTATAGTTCACTACTCTGGTTccctatatagtacactataaTGGTGGTCAGTAAAGTGCACTATTCTGGTTccctatatagtacactatatTGGTGTTAAGTATAGTTCACTACTCTGGTTCCCTCTATAGTGCACTATTGTGGTTCTCTATGTAGTTCACTATTACAtgaacattcagggcattttgcAGATTTTTTTATCCAAGGTTTTATCCatctgt includes:
- the LOC132464416 gene encoding transmembrane emp24 domain-containing protein 6-like; this translates as MAPQLPSCLLVVVLVLVGPASPGPSKDLNPGMTDQDLFWGQDQYDFSVVLHGSGQDCFWHFAHKGETFYLSFQVLWVTGVGHDSHLSVTVNSPSSLLVSTVDDASGQVDFKTEETGFYQMCFNNFHNRFGSMQISLSFGVSYDGEAPGGTKEEQQKEEEEEARQKLNSTLAVIEATSYRVEKHVFHMFRFYNLGRMRRSADSFLQQAAGRYVTGWSAAQSVLILGAGYLQLFFLKRLFISKSDSNLEKTRC